The Pseudorasbora parva isolate DD20220531a chromosome 16, ASM2467924v1, whole genome shotgun sequence genome includes a region encoding these proteins:
- the LOC137043168 gene encoding extracellular calcium-sensing receptor-like, which translates to MAKRTMSLLLLMLVVDGVCVPASAQVCRLLGQPALPLLSAERDINIGAILSLHRSAVLQNHNFTSKPEQTTCGSLYLREFKFLQTLIFAIEEINNSTQLLPGVSLGYKIYDSCASIGQTIFSGMALMNGYEETLSDTSCSRPPAVHAIIGESNSSPTIGLASVVGPFNLPVISHFATCACLSNRKRYRSFFRTIPSDYYQSRALAQLVKHFGWTWVGTVRSRSDYGNNGIAEFEEAAKKEGICIEYTEAVFKTDPEEQYLKTLKVIKQGTARVVLAFMGFGDFVILLRLFAQHNITGIQWVGSESWITSRNLAETKEYSFLSGAVGFAIPHAHIVGLREFLLNVHPDQEPKNKLLKEFWETVFLCFFGNSSSSECTGKERLADLQNEYTDVSELRIEHNVYTAVYVVAYTLHNMLKDFWSFTNSSKGERPTLQKVLEYMQDVSVTFKTGEKVLFDASGDPVAKYDLVNWQPAEDGSLKFKHVGAYDSSLPLEQRLKVNQEHVLWAGNSGQLPVSVCSESCPPGTRKAVQKGRPVCCYDCIPCAEGEISNGTDSSDCFPCDLEYWSNESKDRCVLKVVEFLSYTEIMGIVLCIFSFIGVLLTAMVSFLFYLHKETPIVRANNSELSFLLLFSLTLCFLCSLTFIGRPTEWSCMLRHTTFGITFVLCISCVLGKTIVVLMAFRATLPGSNVMKWFGPLQQRFSVVSLTLMQVLICVLWLTISPPFPYMNSSYYREKIILECNLGSAIGFWAVLGYTGLLSILCFVLAFLARKLPDNFNEAKFITFSMLIFCAVWLTFIPAYVSSPGKLTVAVQIFAILASSFGLLFCIFAPKCFIILLKPEKNTKKQIMGKS; encoded by the exons ATGGCAAAGAGAACTATGTCACTGTTGCTACTGATGTTGGTGGTGGATGGGGTCTGTGTACCAGCTTCAGCACAAGTCTGCAGACTGCTTGGTCAGCCTGCACTTCCTCTACTTTCTGCAGAAAGAGACATCAACATTGGGGCGATTCTCTCACTTCACAGAAGCGCTGTTTTACAAAACCATAATTTCACTTCCAAACCAGAGCAAACAACATGTGGCAG CTTGTACTTGCGAGAATTTAAATTTCTTCAGACACTGATATTTGCTATTGAGGAGATTAATAACAGCACACAACTGTTACCTGGTGTTTCTTTGGGCTATAAGATATATGATTCCTGTGCTTCAATAGGTCAGACTATCTTCTCAGGCATGGCTTTGATGAATGGTTATGAAGAGACTTTAAGTGATACGTCTTGTTCTAGACCACCAGCTGTTCATGCCATTATTGGAGAGTCAAACTCCTCTCCCACCATTGGCTTGGCATCTGTAGTTGGTCCATTCAACTTACCTGTT aTCAGTCATTTTGCCACATGTGCATGCCTGAGTAACAGGAAAAGGTATCGATCCTTCTTCAGAACAATACCCAGTGATTATTACCAAAGCAGAGCACTGGCTCAGCTTGTCAAGCACTTTGGCTGGACTTGGGTTGGGACGGTGAGGAGCCGCAGTGACTATGGCAATAATGGCATTGCAGAATTTGAGGAGGCTGCAAAAAAGGAAGGGATTTGTATTGAATACACAGAGGCTGTATTTAAAACTGACCCAGAAGAGCAGTATCTGAAGACACTTAAAGTGATAAAACAGGGCACTGCCAGAGTGGTGCTGGCGTTTATGGGATTTGGAGATTTTGTCATCCTCCTTAGATTATTTGCACAACACAACATTACAGGCATACAGTGGGTTGGCAGTGAATCCTGGATCACTTCTCGAAATCTTGCAGAAACAAAGGAATACAGTTTCCTTTCTGGAGCTGTGGGTTTTGCTATACCACATGCTCATATTGTGGGCCTGCGAGAGTTCCTACTGAATGTGCATCCTGATCAAGAACccaaaaataaacttttaaaagAATTCTGGGAAACTGTTTTTCTGTGCTTTTTTGGAAACAGCAGCAGTAGTGAGTGCACTGGCAAAGAGAGACTGGCAGATCTGCAAAATGAATATACTGATGTATCAGAGCTACGAATAGAGCATAACGTTTACACTGCAGTGTATGTAGTCGCATATACACTACATAATATGTTAAAAGACTTTTGGTCCTTCACCAACAGCAGCAAAGGAGAACGTCCCACACTTCAAAAG GTGTTAGAATATATGCAAGATGTGAGCGTCACTTTTAAAACAGGTGAGAAAGTTTTATTTGATGCAAGCGGTGATCCAGTGGCAAAATATGACCTGGTGAACTGGCAGCCTGCTGAGGATGGAAGTCTGAAGTTTAAGCATGTAGGTGCTTATGACAGCTCACTGCCTTTAGAGCAACGTCTTAAAGTCAATCAGGAACATGTGCTATGGGCAGGAAATAGTGGACAG TTGCCTGTGTCCGTGTGCAGTGAGAGCTGCCCTCCAGGCACTAGGAAGGCTGTGCAAAAAGGAAGACCAGTCTGCTGTTATGACTGCATTCCATGTGCAGAGGGAGAAATCAGTAATGGCACAG ATTCTAGTGACTGCTTTCCTTGTGATTTGGAGTACTGGTCGAATGAAAGCAAAGACAGATGTGTGTTAAAAGTAGTTGAATTCCTTAGCTATACAGAAATAATGGGGATAGTGCTTTGTATTTTCTCCTTTATTGGCGTGTTATTAACAGCAATGGtatcttttttgttttatctTCATAAAGAAACGCCTATTGTCAGAGCCAATAACTCAGAGCTGAGCTTCCTGCTGCTCTTCTCTTTGACTCTGTGTTTTCTCTGTTCACTTACTTTCATTGGTCGGCCCACTGAGTGGTCCTGTATGTTGCGTCACACAACATTTGGGATCACTTTTGTCCTCTGTATCTCCTGTGTTCTGGGGAAAACAATAGTGGTGTTAATGGCATTCAGGGCTACACTTCCAGGAAGTAATGTCATGAAATGGTTTGGGCCTCTTCAACAGAGATTCAGTGTTGTTTCTTTAACATTAATGCAGGTGCTTATATGTGTGCTTTGGTTAACAATTTCACCTCCTTTCCCATATATGAATTCAAGCTACTACAGAGAAAAGATAATCCTAGAATGTAACTTGGGTTCAGCTATTGGTTTCTGGGCTGTTCTGGGTTATACTGGCCTGCTATCAATCTTGTGTTTTGTTTTAGCTTTTCTTGCTCGGAAGCTCCCTGATAACTTTAATGAAGCCAAGTTCATCACATTCAGTATGCTCATATTCTGTGCTGTCTGGCTCACATTTATTCCAGCTTATGTCAGTTCTCCTGGGAAACTTACTGTAGCTGTTCAGATATTTGCTATTTTAGCTTCAAGTTTCGGTTTACTATTTTGCATATTTGCCCCAAAATGTTTCATAATTTTGCTAAAACCAGAGAAAAACACAAAGAAACAAATAATGGGGAAAtcttaa
- the LOC137043554 gene encoding extracellular calcium-sensing receptor-like, with protein sequence MAKRTVSLLLLVHSIHLPASEQVCRLLGQPALPLLSTERDINIGAIFSIHRSALLKTHSFTSKPEQTTCVRLNLREFKFAQTFIFAIEEINNSTKLLPGVSLGYKIYDGCNSIAQTIIAGMALMNGYEETLSGTSCSRPPAMQAIVGESTSSPTIALASVVGPFSLPVISHFATCACLSNRKRYPSFFRTIPSDYYQSSALVQLVKYFGWTWVGTVRSRSDYGNNGIAAFEESAKQEGICIEYSEAILRTDPQEQFLKTMEIIKQGTARVVVAFVSFGDFIPLVKVIAEHNITGLQWVGSESWITSRNLAETKEYHFLSGAVGFAVVNANLVGLREFLVNVHPGQEPNNNILKEFWETAFQCSFRNIEGGCTGLEKLAELKNEYTDISELRIEHKAYTAVYAVAHALHNFLKDFKSYINSSKEELPTPQKVLQYMKDVRFTIKTGEHIFFDASGDPVARYDLVNWQPAEDGSLQFKHVGVYDSSLPSEQRLQINLEHMLWAGHIRKMPVSMCSESCLPGNRKAVQKGRPVCCYDCITCAEGEISNGTDSSDCFPCDLEYWLNESKDRCVLKVVEFLSYTEIMGMVLCIFSFIGVLLTAFVSFLFYLHKETPIVRANNSELSFLLLFSLSLCFLCSLTVIGRPTEWSCMLRHTAFGITFVLCISCVLGKTIVVLMAFRATLPGNNVMKWFGPVQQRLSVVSLTLIQVLICVLWLTISPPFPYMNLNYYRERIILECNLGSALGFWAVLGYTGLLSILCFVLAFLARKLPDNFNEAKFITFSMLIFCAVWLTFIPAYVSSPGKFTVAVEIFAILVSSFGLLFCIFAPKCYIILLKPEKNTKKQMMGKSSSS encoded by the exons ATGGCAAAAAGGACTGTGTCACTGCTTCTGCTGGTGCACAGCATCCATTTGCCAGCTTCAGAACAAGTCTGCAGACTGCTTGGACAGCCTGCCCTCCCTTTACTTTCTACAGAACGAGACATCAATATTGGAGCGATTTTCTCAATccacagaagtgctctgttaAAGACGCATTCTTTCACTTCCAAACCTGAGCAAACAACATGTGTCAG GTTGAACTTGCGTGAATTTAAATTCGCTCAGACATTTATTTTTGCCATTGAGGAAATTAATAACAGTACAAAACTGCTGCCTGGTGTTTCTTTGGGCTATAAGATATATGACGGCTGTAACTCTATAGCTCAGACTATCATTGCAGGCATGGCTTTGATGAATGGCTATGAAGAGACTTTGAGTGGTACATCCTGTTCTAGACCACCCGCTATGCAGGCAATTGTTGGAGAGTCAACATCCTCTCCCACTATAGCCTTGGCTTCTGTAGTTGGTCCATTCAGCTTACCTGTT ATCAGTCATTTTGCCACATGTGCATGCCTAAGTAACAGAAAAAGATACCCATCCTTCTTCAGAACAATACCCAGTGATTATTACCAAAGTAGTGCGTTGGTTCAGCTTGTCAAGTATTTTGGCTGGACTTGGGTTGGGACAGTAAGGAGTCGCAGTGACTATGGTAATAATGGCATTGCAGCATTTGAGGAGTCTGCAAAACAAGAGGGGATTTGTATTGAGTACTCAGAGGCCATATTAAGGACTGATCCACAAGAGCAGTTTCTGAAAACAATGGAAATTATAAAACAGGGCACCGCCAGAGTAGTTGTGGCTTTTGTCTCATTTGGAGATTTTATCCCCCTTGTCAAAGTTATTGCAGAACACAACATCACAGGGCTGCAGTGGGTTGGCAGTGAGTCATGGATAACATCTCGAAATCTTGCAGAAACAAAGGAATACCATTTCCTTTCTGGAGCTGTGGGCTTTGCTGTAGTGAATGCTAACCTTGTGGGCCTGCGAGAGTTCCTAGTGAATGTGCACCCTGGTCAAGAACcaaacaataatattttaaaagaatTCTGGGAAACAGCTTTTCAGTGTTCTTTTAGGAACATTGAAGGTGGCTGTACTGGCTTAGAGAAACTGGCAGAGCTGAAAAATGAATATACTGATATATCAGAGCTACGGATAGAACATAAGGCGTACACTGCAGTGTATGCTGTTGCACATGCACTCCACAATTTTTTAAAAGACTTCAAATCCTACATCAACAGCAGCAAAGAAGAGCTGCCCACACCACAAAAG GTGTTACAGTATATGAAAGATGTGAGGTTCACTATAAAAACAGGAGAACATATCTTCTTTGATGCAAGTGGTGATCCAGTGGCGAGATATGACCTGGTGAACTGGCAGCCTGCTGAGGATGGAAGTCTGCAGTTTAAGCATGTGGGTGTCTATGACAGCTCACTGCCTTCAGAGCAACGTCTTCAAATCAATCTGGAACACATGCTATGGGCAGGGCACATTAGAAAG aTGCCTGTGTCCATGTGCAGTGAGAGCTGCCTCCCTGGCAATAGGAAAGCTGTGCAAAAAGGAAGACCTGTTTGCTGTTATGACTGCATTACATGTGCAGAGGGAGAAATCAGTAATGGCACAG ATTCTAGTGACTGCTTTCCTTGTGATTTGGAGTACTGGTTGAATGAAAGCAAAGACCGATGTGTATTAAAAGTGGTTGAATTCCTTTCCTATACAGAAATCATGGGGATGGTGCTTTGTATTTTCTCCTTTATTGGCGTGTTATTAACAGCATTTGTATCTTTTCTGTTTTATCTTCACAAAGAAACGCCTATTGTCAGAGCCAACAACTCAGAGCTGAGCTTCCTGCTGCTCTTCTCATTGTCTCTGTGTTTTCTCTGTTCACTTACTGTCATTGGACGGCCGACTGAGTGGTCCTGTATGTTGCGTCACACAGCATTTGGGATCACTTTTGTCCTCTGTATCTCCTGTGTTCTGGGGAAAACAATAGTGGTGTTAATGGCGTTCAGGGCTACACTTCCAGGAAATAATGTCATGAAATGGTTTGGACCTGTACAACAACGCCTCAGTGTTGTTTCCTTAACGTTGATACAGGTGCTTATATGTGTGCTTTGGTTAACAATATCCCCTCCTTTCCcatatatgaacttgaactattACAGAGAAAGGATCATACTGGAATGTAACTTGGGTTCAGCTCTTGGTTTCTGGGCTGTTCTGGGTTATACTGGCCTGCTATCAATCTTGTGTTTTGTTTTAGCTTTTCTTGCTCGGAAGCTCCCTGATAACTTTAATGAAGCCAAGTTCATCACATTCAGTATGCTCATATTCTGTGCTGTCTGGCtcac ATTTATCCCTGCATATGTCAGTTCTCCTGGAAAATTCACTGTAGCTGTGGAGATATTTGCCATTTTAGTTTCAAGTTTTGGTTTACTATTTTGCATATTTGCCCCAAAATGCTATATCATTTTGCTAAAACCAGAGAAAAATACAAAGAAACAAATGATGGGCAaatcttcatcttcataa